From Acipenser ruthenus chromosome 2, fAciRut3.2 maternal haplotype, whole genome shotgun sequence, a single genomic window includes:
- the LOC117408931 gene encoding G protein-regulated inducer of neurite outgrowth 3-like yields the protein MGTMPNPQRTVTVQMGTPLVAGDHQGNKESTDNWQKQTSSNLNKTCTSPADHRQSNACLIESDMTSADETLSCGKQSRMDICNPKGDNRKSQMIIPKELDSAGNLKSWCNIDHNTDRNTEENMRDNNSNLTVLTASQKEEGSTASQPAPVYLPKTDLQANDKDIPSDCLLTKPSITSHAGIVTGDVIALSLQSTKRKDSDITKVNLSVSAELKAQSSNMATGNDVSEKTDGAKKNQEETALVKPHKELSESKAIHSPIEVQQTTLKGALNHECIEKDLKVLKDSERSSYRATQEGLPEDIVTPGGQQKGLTLAQMANQAVYIQSVLPESSQGQKEQRKKFKEVATMTFPSECSPIARKSCQDVEIQAVPSVQCKSASTSPYLFPPIICPNHCCEGKDDSDHLTVVYQIKTGLEPLNPVYEITTGVGPLKGPSVIQDVLSKTPLTNAFQAIVYHPPGNGIHNLTDQSETAKVDADLAEATCKITVNTHHSVSTTQSELGPGTKPKENTLEYKCIVKEDALPLKPVYQINIETPSHADPIPSIKLQSEPSKTQENMNKADPTGVNDVSSDGLSTKPSTTNHSCSAIADVTPLPNQAIKLDVSDTKCSPSAEETKFCPIKLDTSKQAPPSSTGKASESAQSKRDDHNTVLSAKPNIVIDSMKQSMQSENKSKVSSKPTQAQNLKTNSKHSDHKSSGAKQNSAHRETNLGNKKNETNSKSKQQKKSKGVRDVLWDEQGMTWEVYGASLDPESLGFAIQNHLQCKIKEHEKKITPQTQSRKSISSETSTSKKNKRRQQNIFRSVFQNVRRPNCCVRPRPSSVID from the coding sequence ATGGGGACGATGCCTAATCCGCAGAGGACTGTAACAGTTCAAATGGGCACACCTCTCGTAGCAGGAGATCACCAGGGGAACAAGGAGTCTACTGAcaactggcaaaaacaaacaagctcaAATCTAAACAAGACTTGCACGTCCCCAGCTGATCACAGACAGAGTAATGCTTGTTTAATTGAGTCAGACATGACTTCGGCTGATGAGACCCTAAGCTGCGGAAAACAAAGCAGGATGGATATTTGTAATCCAAAAGGAGATAACAGGAAATCACAAATGATAATTCCCAAAGAATTGGACTCAGCCGGAAATTTGAAAAGCTGGTGTAACATTGACCATAACACTGACCGTAACACAGAAGAAAACATGAGGGATAACAACTCCAATCTAACAGTATTGACAGCTTCTCAGAAGGAGGAAGGTTCTACAGCAAGCCAGCCTGCTCCAGTTTACTTACCAAAGACTGATTTACAGGCAAATGACAAAGATATCCCCTCTGATTGTCTCCTTACAAAGCCAAGTATAACGAGCCATGCTGGCATTGTCACAGGTGATGTCATTGCCTTGTCCTTGCAATCAACAAAACGAAAGGATTCTGACATCACTAAAGTGAATCTCTCGGTCTCAGCGGAATTGAAAGCACAGAGCTCCAATATGGCAACAGGTAATGATGTTTCAGAAAAAACTGATGGTGCCAAAAAGAACCAAGAGGAGACAGCTCTAGTGAAACCTCACAAAGAGCTGTCAGAGAGTAAGGCAATACATTCACCAATTGAAGTTCAACAGACTACTTTAAAAGGAGCATTAAACCATGAGTGTATTGAAAAGGACTTAAAGGTCTTGAAGGACTCTGAGAGATCTTCATACAGAGCCACACAGGAAGGCCTGCCAGAGGATATTGTGACTCCTGGAGGACAACAGAAAGGCTTAACACTGGCACAGATGGCAAACCAGGCAGTGTATATCCAGAGCGTTCTGCCAGAATCATCACAAGGCCAAAAAGAGCAAAGGAAGAAATTTAAAGAGGTAGCAACAATGACATTTCCGTCTGAATGCAGTCCCATTGCTAGAAAGAGCTGCCAGGATGTAGAGATCCAAGCTGTTCCCAGTGTTCAGTGCAAATCAGCATCCACTAGCCCATATCTTTTCCCACCAATTATTTGCCCCAACCATTGCTGTGAAGGGAAAGATGATTCTGATCATCTAACAGTTGTGTACCAGATTAAGACTGGGTTGGAGCCATTGAATCCCGTTTACGAAATCACCACAGGAGTAGGTCCATTGAAAGGTCCTAGTGTCATTCAGGATGTACTTTCGAAGACACCTCTTACAAATGCTTTTCAGGCAATTGTGTATCACCCACCAGGAAATGGTATACACAACTTAACTGACCAATCCGAGACAGCTAAAGTGGATGCTGATTTAGCTGAGGCTACCTGTAAAATAACAGTGAATACTCACCATTCCGTATCAACCACTCAAAGTGAACTTGGACCTGGAACAAAGCCCAAGGAAAACACTCTAGAATATAAATGCATTGTAAAAGAGGATGCTTTGCCTTTAAAACCTGTTTACCAAATAAATATAGAGACTCCCAGCCATGCAGACCCTATTCCCAGTATTAAGTTACAGAGTGAGCCATCAAAGACTCAGGAAAACATGAACAAAGCAGACCCTACTGGAGTGAATGATGTATCTTCTGATGGCCTCTCTACTAAACCAAGTACAACCAACCATTCTTGCAGTGCCATTGCTGATGTTACGCCCTTGCCTAACCAGGCAATCAAACTAGATGTTTCTGATACTAAATGCTCTCCCTCAGCAGAGGAAACGAAATTTTGCCCTATAAAATTAGATACTTCAAAGCAAGCACCACCTTCCTCCACTGGGAAAGCTAGTGAATCTGCACAGTCTAAAAGAGATGATCATAATACTGTTCTTTCAGCCAAGCCAAATATTGTCATTGATAGTATGAAGCAATCCATGCAGTCTGAAAATAAATCTAAGGTCAGTAGCAAACCGACACAAGCCCAGAATCTCAAGACTAATTCTAAGCATTCAGACCACAAATCTTCTGGGGCAAAACAAAATTCAGCTCATAGAGAAACTAATTTGGGAAACAAGAAAAATGAGACAAACTCTAAAAGCAAACAGCAAAAGAAATCTAAGGGTGTCCGTGACGTACTGTGGGATGAACAAGGAATGACTTGGGAGGTGTACGGTGCCTCCCTAGACCCTGAATCTCTGGGATTTGCCATCCAGAATCACCTTCAGTGCAAGATCAAAgagcatgaaaaaaaaataacaccgcAGACTCAGAGCAGAAAGTCCATTTCCTCAGAGACCTCCAccagtaagaaaaataaaaggaGGCAGCAGAACATTTTCAGGTCCGTCTTTCAGAATGTCCGACGGCCCAACTGCTGCGTGCGCCCTCGTCCCTCCTCTGTGATAGACTGA